One window from the genome of Apus apus isolate bApuApu2 chromosome 12, bApuApu2.pri.cur, whole genome shotgun sequence encodes:
- the LOC127389566 gene encoding DNA-directed RNA polymerases I and III subunit RPAC2-like, with protein sequence MAEDGERKAALETVQADGTEGNCVTFVLHDEDHTLGNSLRYMVMKNPDVEFCGYCITHPSESKINFRIQTRGALPAVEPFRKGLNDLMGVCQHVLNTFERSMKEYRAQREEEMQ encoded by the exons ATGGCGGAGGACGGGGAGAGGAAGGCCGCGCTGGAGACG GTCCAGGCGGACGGGACGGAGGGGAACTGTGTCACCTTCGTGCTGCACGACGAGGACCACACGCTGGGCAACTCCCTCCGGTACATGGTCATGAAGAA ccccgACGTGGAGTTCTGTGGCTACTGCATCACACACCCCTCTGAGAGCAAGATCAACTTCAGGATCCAGACCAGAG GGGCCCTTCCTGCTGTTGAGCCATTCCGGAAAGGGCTGAACGACCTGATGGGTGTTTGTCAACATGTGCTCAACACCTTTGAG AGGAGCATGAAGGAATACAGGGcccagagggaggaggagatgcAGTAG
- the VAMP7 gene encoding vesicle-associated membrane protein 7: MAILFAVVARGTTILAKHAWCGGNFLEVTEQILAKIPSENNKLTYSHGNYLFHYICQDRIIYLCITDDDFERSRAFSFLNEIKKRFQTTYGSRAQTALPYAMNSEFSSVLAAQLKHHSESRGPDQVAETQAQIDELKGIMVRNIDLVAQRGEKLELLIDKTENLVDSSVTFKTTSRNLARAMCMKNLKLTIVIIIVSIVIIYIILSAACGGLAWPSCVQK, encoded by the exons ATGGCTATCCTGTTTGCTGTGGTGGCCAGGGGCACCACCATCCTTGCCAAACATGCCTGGTGTGGAGGAAACTTCCTGGAGGTGACAGAGCAGATCCTGGCCAAAATCCCATCGGAAAACAACAAACTGACCTACTCCCATGGGAA TTATCTGTTCCATTACATCTGCCAAGACAGGATTATATACCTCTGCATCACAGATGAT GACTTTGAACGGTCCAGAGCCTTCAGCTTCCTGAATGAAATCAAGAAGAGGTTTCAGACCACGTATGGCTCCAGAGCACAGACAGCCCTTCCCTATGCAATGAACAGCGAGTTCTCCAGTGTCTTGGCTGCTCAGCTG AAACACCACTCGGAGAGCAGGGGCCCTGACCAGGTGGCAGAGACACAAGCTCAGATTGATGAACTTAAAGGAATCATGGTCCGAAACATAG ACCTTGTGGCACAAAGAGGagagaagctggagctgctgattGATAAAACAGAGAATCTTGTGGATTCA TCAGTCACTTTCAAAACCACCAGCAGGAACCTAGCCAGAGCCATGTGCATGAAGAACCTCAAGCTCACCATCGTCATCATCATCGTCTCCATT gtCATCATCTATATCATCCTCTCAGCAGCCTGTGGTGGGCTGGCCTGGCCAAGCTGTGTGCAGAAGTAA